A genome region from Mycobacterium florentinum includes the following:
- a CDS encoding alpha/beta hydrolase translates to MTLVPELNRRAVLRMGASATAAAAGAWALSAWLDPLEPQAAPRPLAPSPFEPSTASSTLPNRLTGSFISKARGGVKTNWVIALPPGQTSQSGPLRAVIALHGKDGDANMMLDCGVEDALARLVKEGKPPFAVVGVDGGSDSYWHKRADGTDSGAMVTDELLPMLGSMGLDTSRVGFMGWSMGGYGALRLGAKLGPSRTAGICAISPALYASYADCAPKAFDSEEDWMANSVMGLPALSQIPLRVDCGTFDRFYPATRQFVSQLQTPPAVSFTVGGHDVTWWRLQLPGELSWLAT, encoded by the coding sequence ATGACGCTCGTGCCTGAACTGAACCGCCGCGCGGTGCTGCGAATGGGCGCCAGTGCCACCGCTGCGGCGGCGGGCGCGTGGGCTTTGAGCGCCTGGCTGGATCCGCTCGAACCACAAGCGGCACCGCGGCCGCTGGCGCCCTCCCCATTTGAGCCGTCGACGGCGAGTAGCACCCTGCCGAACCGGCTCACGGGCTCCTTCATCTCGAAGGCACGCGGCGGCGTAAAGACCAACTGGGTGATCGCGCTGCCGCCCGGTCAGACCTCGCAGAGCGGGCCACTGCGCGCGGTCATCGCGTTGCACGGCAAGGACGGCGACGCGAACATGATGCTCGACTGTGGAGTCGAGGACGCGCTGGCCCGGCTGGTCAAGGAGGGCAAGCCGCCCTTCGCCGTGGTGGGGGTCGACGGCGGCTCTGATTCCTACTGGCACAAGCGGGCCGACGGCACCGACTCGGGCGCGATGGTCACCGACGAGCTGTTGCCGATGCTGGGCTCGATGGGGCTGGATACGTCCCGGGTGGGCTTCATGGGCTGGTCGATGGGTGGATACGGGGCGCTGCGCCTGGGCGCCAAGCTGGGGCCGTCGCGGACCGCGGGGATCTGCGCGATCAGCCCGGCGCTGTATGCGTCGTACGCCGACTGCGCACCCAAAGCGTTTGACAGCGAAGAGGACTGGATGGCCAACAGCGTGATGGGCCTGCCGGCGTTGTCACAGATTCCGCTGCGGGTGGACTGCGGCACATTCGACCGTTTCTATCCCGCGACACGCCAATTCGTGAGCCAACTCCAAACGCCACCGGCGGTAAGCTTCACGGTCGGCGGCCATGACGTGACGTGGTGGCGTTTGCAATTACCCGGCGAGCTTTCCTGGCTGGCGACCTAG
- a CDS encoding STAS domain-containing protein produces the protein MAIAMTTARQGSLDCGGAQVRAHCRHLATVVTIRGEIDAVNVDRVRDCLRRFMLGDNPLVLDISDLSHVAGAGFGLLYTFDEDCRRAGVEWTLVAGADVIEQLVAGDGDSVFPTAASVPEAFGDLADAVVHRRRLALPLIRKTA, from the coding sequence ATGGCGATCGCGATGACCACAGCGCGACAGGGCAGCCTCGACTGCGGTGGAGCCCAGGTTCGGGCGCACTGCCGCCACCTCGCCACGGTGGTGACCATCCGGGGAGAGATCGATGCCGTCAATGTCGATCGGGTCCGCGACTGCCTGCGCCGTTTCATGCTCGGCGACAATCCCCTGGTGCTCGACATCAGCGACCTGAGCCACGTCGCGGGCGCCGGCTTCGGGCTGCTGTACACCTTCGACGAGGACTGCCGCCGGGCCGGGGTGGAGTGGACGCTGGTCGCCGGCGCCGACGTGATCGAGCAGCTGGTCGCCGGTGACGGTGATTCGGTCTTCCCGACCGCCGCGTCGGTGCCCGAGGCGTTCGGCGACCTGGCCGACGCGGTCGTCCACCGCCGCCGGCTGGCGCTGCCGCTGATCAGGAAGACGGCGTAA
- a CDS encoding Rv0518 family GDSL lipase, with translation MSRLTGFVVNLGLLVGLLCDVLAHPAHDPGYRVTTLDGRLTHIAVVGDSYTTGTDEGGLGPKAWTALTWQTLTKRGLQIDADVAAEGRAGYVVPGDHGSIFEDLTVRSVKNDDVLVVFFGSRNDQGSDPGMLAGRARDTFEVARILAPSARFLVIGPPWPTADVPPDILQIRDVLNSEARAAGAAFVDPIGAHWFVDRPDLIGPDGVHPNDAGHRYMADKIAPLIRTQLFR, from the coding sequence GTGAGTCGTCTGACCGGGTTCGTCGTTAACCTCGGGCTGCTTGTCGGCCTGCTCTGTGACGTCTTGGCACACCCGGCGCACGACCCTGGTTATCGGGTAACGACGCTGGATGGTCGGCTGACCCATATCGCGGTAGTCGGCGACTCCTATACGACCGGCACGGACGAGGGCGGCCTGGGCCCGAAAGCGTGGACCGCCCTGACCTGGCAGACGCTCACCAAACGTGGGCTGCAGATCGACGCCGATGTGGCGGCCGAGGGCAGAGCCGGCTATGTCGTGCCCGGCGACCACGGGAGCATCTTTGAGGATCTGACTGTCAGGTCGGTCAAGAACGACGACGTGCTGGTGGTGTTCTTCGGCTCCCGCAACGACCAGGGCTCCGATCCCGGCATGCTGGCCGGCCGGGCTCGCGACACCTTCGAAGTCGCGCGCATCCTGGCACCGTCGGCGAGATTCCTGGTGATCGGGCCGCCGTGGCCGACCGCCGATGTGCCGCCGGACATCCTGCAGATTCGCGACGTGCTCAACTCCGAGGCGCGGGCCGCGGGCGCGGCATTCGTCGACCCGATCGGCGCGCACTGGTTCGTCGACAGGCCGGACCTGATTGGCCCAGATGGCGTGCACCCCAACGACGCCGGGCATCGGTACATGGCGGACAAGATTGCGCCGCTGATTCGCACGCAACTATTCAGGTAG
- a CDS encoding DUF3093 domain-containing protein, with product MTAAKDSEPKPLFYEPGASWLWVLSGPAAAASMILIEMWSGAAISLLVPAIFLVMVSAFISLQVKAARIHVSVELTEDALRQGTETILVREIIKVYPEPDNPAVSDKELARWQSARALGELFGVPRGRTGIGLRLTGGRTAQAWAKRHRHLRNALTPLVQERVEPAHSESTDNDYNDDTGSEL from the coding sequence ATGACTGCAGCGAAGGACAGCGAACCCAAGCCATTGTTCTATGAACCCGGTGCCAGCTGGTTATGGGTGTTGAGCGGCCCCGCCGCGGCGGCGTCGATGATCCTGATCGAAATGTGGAGTGGCGCAGCGATATCGCTGTTGGTTCCGGCGATCTTTCTGGTGATGGTGTCGGCGTTCATCTCGCTGCAGGTGAAGGCGGCGCGGATCCACGTTTCCGTCGAACTGACCGAGGACGCGTTGCGCCAGGGCACCGAGACGATCCTGGTGCGCGAAATCATCAAGGTCTATCCCGAGCCCGACAACCCGGCGGTCTCCGACAAGGAGCTGGCGAGGTGGCAGTCGGCACGGGCGCTCGGTGAATTGTTCGGCGTGCCGCGCGGGCGCACGGGCATCGGTCTGCGACTCACCGGCGGCCGTACCGCCCAGGCCTGGGCGAAGCGCCATCGTCATCTTCGGAATGCGCTGACCCCGCTGGTTCAGGAGCGGGTGGAGCCGGCTCACTCGGAGAGCACCGACAACGATTACAACGACGACACAGGATCCGAGCTGTGA
- a CDS encoding MFS transporter, translated as MATTLPVPGAIAAADTLDESDADRRRRLRTVVAASLLGTTVEWYDFFLYATAAGLVFNKLFFPNASSLVGTLLAFATFAVGFVMRPIGGLVFGHIGDRIGRKRSLALTMLIMGVATALIGVLPSAAEIGVWAPILLLVLRVLQGFALGGEWGGAVLLAVEHSPGDRRGRYGAIPQVGLALGLALGTGIFAYLQVALGSARFLSYGWRIGFLLSLVLVAVGILVRLRVDETPAFQELRDLEAASTVPVRDIFRGARARRNTFLGLLARWAEGSAFNTWGVFAISYATGALGFHKVPVLIVVTIAGLVMAVLLPVSGILTDRYGARRVYLVGVVCYGLATFPVFALFGTKNLVLFGLAMVIVFGVVHALFYGAQGTLFSSLYPTKSRYTGLSFVYQFSGIYASGVTPMILTALIAATQGSPWLACAYLVATAVISVIATALISDQDLYL; from the coding sequence ATGGCGACGACCTTGCCGGTGCCGGGAGCCATCGCGGCGGCCGACACATTGGACGAGTCGGACGCGGATCGGCGCCGGCGGCTGCGTACGGTCGTCGCGGCTAGCCTGCTCGGCACGACGGTGGAGTGGTACGACTTCTTCCTCTACGCCACCGCCGCCGGGCTGGTGTTCAACAAGCTGTTCTTCCCCAACGCCAGCTCGCTGGTCGGCACGCTGCTGGCGTTCGCGACGTTCGCCGTGGGGTTCGTCATGCGGCCCATCGGCGGACTGGTCTTCGGCCACATCGGAGACCGGATCGGCCGCAAGCGCAGCCTGGCGCTGACGATGCTGATCATGGGCGTCGCGACGGCGCTGATCGGGGTGTTGCCGAGCGCGGCCGAGATCGGGGTGTGGGCGCCGATTCTGCTGCTGGTGCTGCGCGTGCTACAGGGCTTCGCGCTCGGCGGCGAGTGGGGCGGCGCGGTGCTGCTGGCCGTCGAGCACAGTCCTGGAGACCGGCGCGGCCGCTACGGGGCGATCCCGCAGGTCGGTCTCGCGCTCGGCCTGGCGCTCGGCACCGGGATATTCGCTTACCTGCAGGTCGCCTTGGGCTCGGCGCGGTTCTTGTCCTATGGCTGGCGCATCGGCTTCCTGCTGAGCCTGGTGCTCGTCGCCGTCGGGATCCTGGTGCGGTTGCGGGTCGACGAGACGCCGGCGTTCCAGGAGTTGCGCGACCTCGAGGCGGCATCCACCGTCCCGGTGCGCGACATCTTCCGGGGGGCTCGCGCCCGGCGCAACACCTTCCTCGGTCTGCTTGCCCGCTGGGCCGAGGGGTCGGCCTTCAACACCTGGGGGGTGTTCGCGATCAGCTACGCGACCGGCGCGCTGGGCTTCCACAAGGTGCCGGTGCTGATCGTGGTGACCATCGCCGGGCTGGTGATGGCGGTGCTGTTGCCGGTCTCGGGAATTCTGACGGACCGGTACGGGGCCCGACGGGTGTATCTGGTGGGTGTGGTCTGCTACGGCCTCGCGACCTTCCCGGTTTTCGCCCTGTTCGGCACCAAGAACCTGGTGTTGTTCGGGCTGGCGATGGTCATCGTGTTCGGTGTCGTGCACGCGCTGTTCTACGGCGCGCAGGGCACGCTGTTCTCGTCGCTGTATCCGACCAAGAGCCGCTACACCGGATTGTCGTTCGTCTACCAGTTCTCCGGCATCTACGCCTCGGGGGTGACCCCGATGATCCTCACCGCGCTGATCGCCGCGACCCAGGGTTCGCCGTGGCTGGCGTGCGCGTATCTCGTTGCGACGGCCGTGATTAGCGTGATCGCCACGGCGCTGATTAGCGACCAAGATCTATACCTCTAA
- the hemB gene encoding porphobilinogen synthase: MSFPRQRPRRLRSTPALRRLVAQTSLEPRHLVLPMFVADGIDEPRPIPSMPDVVQHTRESLRRAAADAVAAGVGGLMLFGVPRDEDKDSTGSAGTDPDGILNVALRDLAKDLGEATVLMADTCLDEFTDHGHCGVLDARGRVDNDTTLGRYVKLAVAQAESGAHVVGPSGMMDGQVGAIRDGLDAAGYTDVVILAYAAKFASAFYGPFREAVSSSLSGDRRTYQQEPGNVREAVREIELDIDEGADIIMVKPAMGYLDVLAAAADVSPVPVAAYQVSGEYAMICAAAENNWIDGRAAALESLISIRRAGADIVLTYWAAEAAGWLS; the protein is encoded by the coding sequence GTGTCCTTCCCGCGGCAGCGCCCGCGTCGGCTCCGGTCCACCCCCGCGTTGCGTCGCTTGGTGGCGCAAACGTCCTTGGAGCCAAGGCATTTGGTACTGCCGATGTTCGTCGCCGACGGGATCGACGAACCGCGGCCGATCCCATCGATGCCCGACGTCGTGCAGCACACCCGCGAGTCGCTGCGCCGCGCGGCCGCCGACGCGGTGGCCGCCGGAGTGGGCGGACTGATGCTGTTCGGTGTGCCGCGTGACGAGGACAAGGACTCGACCGGCTCGGCAGGTACCGATCCCGACGGCATTCTCAATGTCGCGCTTCGCGACCTGGCCAAGGATCTCGGTGAAGCCACGGTACTGATGGCCGACACCTGCCTCGATGAGTTCACCGATCACGGTCACTGTGGCGTGCTCGACGCCCGGGGTCGGGTCGACAACGACACTACGCTGGGTAGATATGTGAAATTAGCTGTGGCGCAGGCAGAGTCGGGTGCTCATGTGGTGGGTCCGAGCGGGATGATGGACGGGCAGGTGGGCGCCATTCGCGACGGTCTGGACGCCGCGGGCTACACCGACGTGGTGATCCTGGCCTACGCTGCCAAGTTCGCTTCGGCGTTCTACGGCCCGTTCCGCGAAGCGGTGAGCTCCAGCCTCTCCGGCGATCGTCGCACCTACCAGCAGGAGCCCGGCAACGTCCGAGAGGCGGTGCGCGAGATCGAATTGGATATCGACGAGGGCGCCGACATCATCATGGTCAAGCCCGCGATGGGTTACCTCGACGTGTTGGCCGCCGCCGCGGATGTCTCGCCGGTGCCGGTCGCCGCCTATCAGGTGTCCGGCGAGTACGCGATGATTTGTGCTGCGGCAGAGAATAATTGGATCGACGGGCGGGCCGCGGCGCTGGAATCGCTGATCAGCATCCGCCGCGCCGGTGCCGATATCGTGCTGACCTATTGGGCCGCGGAGGCGGCGGGTTGGCTTTCCTAG
- a CDS encoding LLM class flavin-dependent oxidoreductase produces the protein MSLAFHWFLPTYGDSRNLVAGGHGTSMHGDRPATLRYLHQICAAAEDNGFEAVLTPTGLWCEDAWLTTAMLIERTETLKFLVAFRPGLLSPTLAAQMAGTFQRHSDGRLLLNVVTGGEPHEQQAYGDYLDKQARYARTAEFLDVVRQLWTSKEPVTFAGEHIRIEGAQLNNPPDPIPAVFFGGSSGSAGPVAAKYSDVYLTWGEPLAAVAEKLDWIRGLAAEAGRTLQFGLRIHVISRPTAAEAWAEADRLLEAIDPADIERVQTSLARSESEGQRRMLKLHGGNDDQLLIAPNLWAGVGLVRGGAGTALVGSHEEVAQRLIEYADLGIDHFILSGYPHLEEAYWFGEGVLPLLERKGVWKHPNRKAQPRSATPFAAASAQ, from the coding sequence ATGAGTCTGGCATTTCACTGGTTCTTGCCGACGTACGGGGATTCGCGCAATCTCGTCGCCGGTGGGCACGGCACGTCGATGCACGGCGACCGGCCCGCGACTTTGCGCTATCTGCACCAGATTTGCGCCGCGGCCGAAGACAACGGCTTTGAGGCGGTGCTCACACCGACCGGATTGTGGTGCGAGGACGCCTGGTTGACGACGGCGATGTTGATCGAGCGCACCGAGACGCTGAAGTTCCTGGTCGCGTTCCGCCCCGGGCTCCTCAGCCCCACCTTGGCCGCGCAAATGGCCGGCACCTTTCAGCGGCACTCCGATGGACGGCTGCTGCTCAACGTCGTCACCGGCGGTGAACCGCACGAACAACAGGCCTACGGCGATTACCTGGACAAGCAAGCGCGCTACGCGCGTACCGCCGAATTCCTCGACGTGGTCCGCCAACTGTGGACGTCGAAAGAACCGGTGACGTTCGCCGGCGAACACATCCGCATCGAGGGTGCCCAACTCAACAACCCGCCCGACCCGATTCCCGCCGTGTTCTTCGGCGGATCGTCCGGATCGGCCGGACCCGTCGCCGCCAAGTACTCCGACGTCTACCTCACCTGGGGCGAACCGCTGGCGGCCGTCGCCGAGAAATTGGACTGGATTCGCGGGCTGGCCGCCGAGGCCGGCCGGACCCTGCAATTCGGATTGCGGATCCACGTGATCAGCCGCCCCACCGCCGCGGAAGCCTGGGCCGAGGCCGACCGGCTGCTGGAGGCGATCGACCCGGCAGACATCGAACGAGTGCAGACCAGCCTGGCCCGCAGCGAATCCGAGGGACAGCGCCGGATGCTGAAGTTACACGGCGGCAACGACGATCAGCTGCTGATCGCGCCGAACCTGTGGGCCGGCGTCGGCCTGGTGCGCGGCGGTGCGGGCACCGCGCTGGTGGGGTCGCACGAAGAGGTGGCCCAACGGCTGATCGAATACGCCGACCTCGGCATCGACCACTTCATCCTGTCGGGCTACCCGCATCTGGAAGAGGCGTACTGGTTCGGCGAGGGCGTGCTGCCGTTGCTCGAGCGCAAGGGTGTGTGGAAGCACCCCAACCGCAAGGCCCAGCCGCGCTCGGCGACGCCGTTCGCGGCCGCTTCGGCGCAGTAG
- a CDS encoding acyltransferase family protein — protein MAVRQETATSPPSPAGDSPTRQIERRGFRPDIEGLRAVAVVAVVLYHAGIPGTAGGFIGVDVFFVISGFLISGLLWREVSITKNVALGRFYGARARRLLPAAATVAVVTAIASALVLPPLQARSVFLDGIASALYVGNYRFAHQGTEYLNAEAPSPFQHYWSLGVEEQFYLVWPVLIIGTAWLAGRLRRDAVAKAAPYALVLTLVAAASLAAAVLWTRSSPPWAFFSLPTRAWELAVGGLVALSIEQWRRLPPLPAAIVGWGGLVLILLTCTQLGPATPYPGTAALLPVLGTALVIGGGCVTRSLGVGRLLCRPAMRAIGRVSYSWYLWHWPVLLLLPRLLGDPSGLPARLAATAVSAGLAVITFHLVENPGRFAAALRRSAKTSLAVAGIATAVTASACVLLLTVIPVPVGHGPAAAKASFMALPSAAPNAGPQQAVVQQALAQVRDAVAAAAGLRAVPSNLDPPLAQAPADKAAVFVNGCVRSWRDIGQSECAAGDIGSPTMVALIGDSHAAMWNPAFQQVAEQRHWRLETMAKVTCPIQDLPIDSPYLGREYTECEQWRTQVMARVAAEHPRLVVLDMSRRYGGDFGFVSYDPAWIETLGRTVAALRRSGATVLVLGPAPDPQSPVPTCLSGHLDDATACAPSRSVAVNDGGISAERAATTGNGGHYADLTDLFCTPERCPMIVGNTLVFRDDNHVTTEYAQLLAPVMGALADGAITDG, from the coding sequence ATGGCAGTCCGGCAGGAAACCGCGACCAGCCCGCCCTCACCAGCGGGCGATAGCCCCACCCGACAAATAGAGCGACGAGGATTCCGCCCCGACATCGAAGGCCTGCGGGCGGTCGCGGTCGTCGCCGTCGTGCTGTACCACGCGGGCATCCCCGGCACCGCCGGCGGCTTCATCGGCGTCGACGTCTTCTTCGTCATCTCCGGCTTCCTGATCAGCGGCCTGCTCTGGCGCGAGGTCAGCATCACGAAAAACGTTGCGCTGGGCCGCTTTTACGGAGCACGGGCCCGCCGTTTGCTGCCGGCCGCGGCCACCGTCGCCGTCGTGACCGCCATCGCGTCCGCCCTCGTGCTGCCGCCGTTGCAGGCCCGCAGCGTGTTCCTCGACGGCATCGCCAGCGCGCTGTACGTCGGCAACTACCGGTTCGCCCACCAGGGCACCGAGTACCTGAACGCCGAGGCACCCTCGCCGTTTCAGCACTACTGGTCCCTCGGCGTCGAGGAGCAGTTCTATCTGGTGTGGCCGGTGCTGATCATCGGCACCGCCTGGCTGGCCGGACGCCTGCGGCGCGACGCCGTGGCCAAGGCGGCGCCGTACGCGCTGGTGCTGACCTTGGTCGCCGCGGCCTCGTTGGCGGCGGCCGTGCTGTGGACGCGCAGCTCGCCGCCGTGGGCGTTCTTCTCGCTGCCGACCCGCGCCTGGGAGCTGGCCGTCGGCGGGCTGGTCGCGCTGTCGATCGAGCAGTGGCGCCGGCTGCCGCCGTTGCCCGCGGCGATCGTCGGCTGGGGCGGGCTGGTGCTGATCCTGCTGACCTGTACGCAGCTGGGCCCCGCCACGCCCTACCCCGGCACCGCCGCGCTGCTGCCGGTGCTGGGCACCGCGCTGGTGATCGGCGGCGGCTGCGTCACTCGCAGCCTGGGGGTGGGTCGCCTGCTGTGCCGGCCGGCTATGCGCGCGATCGGGCGGGTGTCCTACTCCTGGTACCTGTGGCATTGGCCGGTGTTGTTGCTGCTGCCCCGGCTGCTGGGTGACCCCTCCGGCCTGCCGGCTCGACTGGCCGCGACCGCGGTGTCCGCGGGGCTCGCGGTGATCACCTTCCATCTGGTGGAGAACCCCGGCCGGTTCGCGGCCGCCCTGCGCCGGTCGGCCAAGACCAGCCTGGCCGTCGCCGGGATCGCCACTGCGGTCACCGCATCCGCATGCGTGCTGTTGCTGACGGTGATACCGGTTCCGGTCGGTCACGGCCCGGCCGCGGCGAAGGCCAGCTTCATGGCGCTGCCCTCCGCCGCCCCCAACGCCGGTCCGCAGCAGGCGGTCGTCCAGCAGGCTCTGGCCCAGGTGCGTGACGCCGTCGCGGCGGCCGCCGGCCTGCGGGCGGTCCCGTCGAATCTGGACCCGCCACTGGCCCAGGCGCCGGCCGACAAGGCCGCGGTCTTCGTCAACGGCTGCGTGCGATCCTGGCGCGACATCGGGCAAAGCGAGTGCGCGGCAGGCGACATCGGCTCGCCGACGATGGTCGCGCTGATCGGCGACTCGCACGCGGCGATGTGGAACCCGGCCTTCCAGCAGGTTGCCGAGCAGCGGCACTGGCGGCTGGAGACGATGGCCAAGGTGACCTGCCCGATCCAGGATCTCCCCATCGACAGTCCGTATCTGGGCCGCGAGTACACCGAATGCGAACAATGGCGCACCCAGGTGATGGCGCGGGTGGCGGCCGAGCACCCGCGTCTGGTCGTGCTGGATATGAGCCGGCGCTACGGCGGCGACTTCGGATTTGTGTCCTACGACCCGGCGTGGATCGAGACCCTGGGTCGCACCGTCGCGGCGCTGCGTCGCAGCGGGGCGACCGTCCTGGTCCTCGGCCCCGCCCCGGACCCGCAATCCCCGGTGCCCACCTGCCTATCCGGACACCTCGACGACGCCACCGCCTGCGCGCCAAGCCGTTCGGTCGCGGTCAACGATGGCGGTATCTCCGCGGAGCGGGCCGCGACCACCGGCAACGGCGGTCACTACGCCGATCTCACCGACCTGTTCTGCACACCCGAGCGCTGCCCGATGATCGTCGGTAACACCTTGGTGTTCCGCGACGACAACCACGTCACAACCGAATATGCACAGTTGTTGGCACCGGTGATGGGCGCACTCGCAGACGGAGCCATAACGGACGGATGA
- a CDS encoding amino acid permease: MRRAQGQDGPGSAGDDPGGPACASNTQLRQGLSQRQLSMIALGGVIGAGLFVGSGVVIRDTGPAAFLTYALCGVLIVLVMRMLGEMAAANPSTGSFADYAAKALGGWAGFSVGWLYWYFWVIVVGFEAVAGGKVLSYWFHAPLWMLSLCLMVLMTATNLFSVSSFGEFEFWFAGIKVATIIVFLGIGAVYVLGLWPGHHGGFANLTAHGGFFPKGVGAVFAAIVVVIFSMVGAEIVTIAAAESRDPALGVQRATRSVVARIAIFFVGSVFLLAVILPWNSLELGASPYVAAFKQMGLAGADQVMNAVVLTAVLSCLNSGLYTASRMLFVLAARNEAPMRLVKLSGRGVPSAAIVFSSAIGFLCVLMAWLAPDTVFLFLLNSSGAIILFVYWLIALSQIILRRRTPVEKLRVKMWFFPVLSILTLAGITAVLVQMAFDHAARTQLWLSLLSWVVVLAIYAVARARGRVGPVGKSG; the protein is encoded by the coding sequence ATGCGGCGTGCGCAAGGCCAGGACGGCCCCGGCTCTGCGGGCGACGACCCCGGTGGGCCTGCGTGCGCCAGCAATACCCAACTGCGTCAAGGGCTTTCGCAGCGACAGCTGAGCATGATCGCGCTCGGCGGCGTGATCGGCGCCGGGTTGTTCGTCGGGTCGGGCGTGGTGATCCGCGACACCGGGCCCGCCGCGTTCCTGACCTATGCGCTGTGCGGCGTGCTGATCGTCCTGGTGATGCGGATGCTGGGCGAGATGGCCGCCGCCAACCCGTCGACCGGGTCGTTCGCCGATTACGCGGCCAAGGCGCTGGGCGGGTGGGCCGGGTTTTCGGTGGGCTGGCTGTATTGGTACTTCTGGGTGATCGTCGTCGGATTCGAGGCGGTCGCCGGCGGCAAAGTCCTCAGCTACTGGTTCCACGCGCCGCTGTGGATGCTGTCGCTGTGCCTGATGGTGCTGATGACCGCGACCAACCTGTTCTCGGTCTCCTCGTTCGGCGAGTTCGAATTCTGGTTCGCCGGAATCAAAGTCGCGACGATCATCGTCTTCCTCGGCATCGGCGCGGTATACGTGCTCGGCCTGTGGCCGGGCCACCACGGCGGATTCGCCAACCTGACCGCCCACGGCGGATTCTTCCCCAAGGGTGTCGGCGCGGTCTTCGCCGCGATCGTGGTGGTGATCTTCTCGATGGTGGGCGCCGAAATCGTCACGATCGCCGCGGCCGAAAGTCGCGACCCGGCCCTCGGGGTCCAGCGGGCGACGCGCTCGGTCGTCGCGCGCATCGCAATCTTCTTCGTCGGCTCGGTCTTTCTGCTCGCCGTCATCCTGCCGTGGAATTCGCTCGAGCTCGGCGCCTCGCCGTACGTCGCGGCGTTCAAGCAGATGGGCCTGGCCGGTGCCGATCAAGTGATGAACGCGGTGGTGCTCACCGCGGTGCTCTCCTGCCTGAACTCGGGCCTGTACACGGCGTCGCGCATGTTGTTCGTGCTCGCCGCCCGCAACGAGGCGCCGATGCGGCTGGTCAAACTCAGCGGGCGGGGCGTCCCGTCGGCGGCGATCGTGTTCTCGTCGGCGATCGGCTTCCTGTGTGTCCTGATGGCCTGGCTGGCGCCGGACACGGTGTTTCTGTTCCTGCTCAACTCCTCGGGCGCGATCATCCTGTTCGTCTACTGGCTGATCGCGCTGTCGCAGATCATCCTGCGCCGCCGCACTCCGGTGGAGAAGCTGCGGGTGAAGATGTGGTTCTTCCCGGTGCTGTCGATCCTCACGCTGGCCGGAATCACCGCGGTGCTCGTGCAGATGGCGTTCGACCACGCCGCGCGCACCCAGCTGTGGCTGTCCCTGCTGTCGTGGGTGGTGGTGCTGGCGATCTACGCCGTCGCGCGCGCCCGGGGCCGGGTCGGGCCCGTCGGCAAGTCCGGATAG